Proteins from one Bombyx mori chromosome 1, ASM3026992v2 genomic window:
- the LOC101737120 gene encoding mediator of RNA polymerase II transcription subunit 23, with the protein MLQCLASFLYKGDRQSKRMFEENIITEMADSQVANIVNEILKVEAVEEAFSSFLVHKPEQENERLSMYQKKLCSILTTLNPDLQESSIRQYLTLTAVLTNKYKMKQLLTLLENLVNTNILQARMLCDCILTNEKLIYQNADFWIECFSLIRRIIGGVDYKGVREIMKGCREKAHSLPVSLNSSTMPQLKALYNVIEYIFDRNASLLPAYFIVTEIQKDYPDNNHWPHWQLAKLLTSFVESTKPCAQMVSIIGHSNMLPVVEFSGFADHLVNPWRLDPTTLKFSLKGNLPYDDELLKPQIGLIRHVLQQPYSRDMMCSMLGLQKQHKQQCIALEDQLVELMILPMEKSEQENDEDEMSPTHWCWLHLSSQVIYLILIGFASFPNIVMGLHNKLVGHDMKKGRDHLMWVLLQFISGSIQRHPLSNFIPIIKLHELLYPEKDPLPVPDYSKAHCTHQMAVVCIWMHLLKKAETEHKTMTMPPNLKVQYDFLQHLMTSNNIPTLGSDYRIALLCNAYSTNQEYYARPMGIIIETLFGNQKPLPNGSTTAPLPTVPLSMCILDSLTLHCKMSLIHSIVTHVAKLAQNKTNIPGNNMMSPALVETYSRLLVYTEIESLGIKGFINQLLPNVFKSHAWGILHDLLDMFSYRIHHVQPHYRVQLLSNIHSLAAYPQANQTQLQLCFESTALRLITSLGSSGVQLQMSRVVSEPKSLVSSESEELNRVLVLTLARGIHMAGAGSDGAAVKELLTTIMTNTPHMWSQHTLQCFPPVLVEFFNQISAQKENKQLLKKSVEEEYRKWTSMANDNDIISHFSVPGTPLFLCLLWKMIFETNRINPIAFKILERIGARALSAHLRKFCDYLVFEVTDPAGGPHIYKCVDAINDIIWKYNIVTIDRLVLCLVLRPNPDGNESQVSLYIIQLLLLHGFELRNRVQDFVKENSPEHWKQNNWYEKHLAFQRKYPEKFTPEEASGAYGAPIPVYLSNVCLRLIPVFDIVVHRHLEIHQVAKYLEQLLEHLGYLYKFHDRPITFLYNTLHYYEKKLRDKPLLKRKLVGAVLGALKDVRPAGWAATETLQNFLANTEYDNTTWVPDLNYYLSLVNRMVDTMMGNSHFPNTDWRFNEYPNPSAHALYVTCVELMSLPVAPNYVGNSLLDVITKGFVVIPTTKLQLWINAIGLIMAALPDPYWTVLHERLLELTTSSEMIEWTYPYSPFQLFNLATTSDAMLENKYSLTLACAHAIWYHAGAGQIMQVPIFVKEKLAVEIHTETQMLFLCHMVGPFLQRFNSDLPRTVMDITITLYELLAHIDKSQTHLQYMDPICDLLYHIKYMFVGDTLKNEVENVIRKLRPALQMRLRFITHLNVEQINTA; encoded by the exons AAAGTTGAGGCAGTAGAGGAAGCTTTTAGTAGTTTCCTGGTTCACAAACCTGAACAAGAAAATGAGAGACTTTCAATGTATCAAAAGAAGCTATGCAGTATCTTGACAACTCTCAATCCCGATCTCCAAGAGTCCTCTATCCGTCAATATCTTACTTTGACTGCAGTCTTgacaaacaaatacaaaatgaaGCAATTGCTCACATTGTTGGAGAATTTGGTGAATACAAATATCCTTCAAGCTCG GATGTTGTGTGATTGTATTTTGACCAACGAAAAACTTATTTATCAGAATGCTGACTTTTGGATCGAATGCTTTAGTTTAATTAGAAGAATAATAGGAGGCGTTGATTACAAAGGCGTTCGAGAAATTATGAag GGATGTCGCGAGAAAGCTCATTCATTACCCGTTAGTTTGAATTCGAGTACAATGCCCCAGTTAAAAGCGTTATACAACGtgattgaatatatttttgatcGCAATGCATCCTTGTTACCTGCATATTTTATTGTTACCGAAATTCAAAAAGATTATCCTGATAACAACCATTGGCCACATTGG CAATTAGCAAAACTGTTGACTAGTTTTGTTGAGAGTACTAAGCCTTGCGCTCAAATGGTTTCGATAATCGGTCATTCTAATATGCTCCCTGTTGTCGAGTTTTCTGGATTTGCTGATCATTTAGTGAATCCATGGCGTTTAGATCCCACTACTCTGAAGTTTTCTTTAAAAGGCAACCTGCCATATGATGATGAACTGCTAAAACCACAAATAGGATTAATAAGGCACGTCTTACAGCAGCCTTACTCCAGAGACATGATGTGTTCAATGCTTGGTCTCCAAAAACAACACAAACAGCAATGTATTGCCCTTGAAGATCAACTAGTAGAACTGATGATATTGCCTATGGAAAAAAGTGAACAGGAAAATGATGAAGATGAAATGTCACCAACACATTGGTGTTGGTTGCATCTATCGTCACAAGTTATTTACTTAATATTGATTGGATTCGCTTCTTTCCCCAACATTGTTATGGGCTTACACAATAAACTTGTCGGTCATGACATGAAGAAAGGCCGAGATCATCTTATGTGGGTTCTATTACAATTCATATCTGGAAGCATCCAGCGGCATCCACTTTCGAATTTTATACCCATAATTAAATTACACGAATTATTGTATCCTGAAAAAGATCCGCTACCGGTACCAGATTATTCCAAAGCACATTGTACTCACCAAATGGCGGTTGTATGTATATGGATGCATCTTTTAAAAAAGGCGGAGACTGAACACAAAACTATGACAATGCCGCCAAACTTAAAAGTGCAATACGA CTTTCTCCAGCATCTTATGACATCAAATAATATCCCGACTCTGGGCTCTGACTATCGCATTGCGTTGCTTTGTAATGCATATTCAACGAATCAAGAATATTATGCGCGACCTATGGGAATAATAATCGAAACCTTATTTGGAAATCAGAAACCATTGCCCAACGGGAGCACAACCGCTCCCTTGCCCACCGTACCATTGTCGATGTGCATCCTGGACAGTTTGACTTTGCATTGTAAAATGTCTCTTATTCACTCCATAGTGACCCATGTCGCGAAATTAGCacagaataaaacaaacattccTGGTAACAATATGATGTCTCCGGCACTTGTCGAAACGTATAGCCGACTGTTGGTGTATACTGAAATAGAATCTCTGGGAATTAAAGGGTTTATTA ATCAACTTTTGCCTAACGTGTTCAAATCTCATGCGTGGGGTATACTACATGATCTATTAGACATGTTTTCTTATCGGATACATCATGTTCAACCACATTACAGAGTGCAATTATTATCAAACATACATTCTTTAGCAGCCTACCCTCAAGCTAACCAGACGCAACTGCAACTGTG tttcgaaagcactgctcttcgcCTTATAACGAGTCTCGGTAGCTCTGGCGTTCAGCTACAGATGTCTCGTGTCGTATCGGAGCCGAAGTCGCTTGTTTCGTCCGAGAGTGAAGAACTTAACAGAGTATTAGTATTGACTCTCGCTCGAGGGATCCACATGGCGGGCGCTG GTAGCGATGGGGCAGCAGTTAAAGAACTTCTCACAACAATAATGACGAACACTCCTCACATGTGGTCGCAGCATACGCTCCAATGCTTTCCACCTGTTCTTGTCGAGTTTTTTAATCAG ATTTCGGCGCAAAAGGAAAATAAACAGCTCTTGAAAAAATCGGTAGAAGAGGAGTACCGCAAATGGACATCGATGGCGAACGACAACGATATAATATCACATTTCTCTGTTCCGGGTACACCACTATTTCTGTGCCTATTATGGAAGATGATATTTGAGACCAACCGGATCAACCCTATTGCTTTTAA gattttaGAACGCATCGGCGCTAGGGCTTTGTCGGCACATTTGCGTAAGTTCTGCGATTATCTTGTATTCGAAGTAACAGATCCAGCCGGGGGTCCTCATATCTACAAATGCGTCGATGCGATCAACGACATCATCTGGAAGTACAATATCGTTACAATCGACAGACTCGTCCTATGTTtg GTACTACGTCCGAACCCAGATGGCAACGAAAGTCAAGTGTCACTCTACATCATTCAACTGTTGCTACTTCATGGTTTTGAGTTAAGAAACAGGGTTCAAGATTTCGTTAAGGAAAACTCACCAGAACACTGGAAACAAAATAATtg GTACGAAAAGCATTTAGCATTTCAAAGGAAATATCCCGAGAAGTTCACACCAGAAGAAGCGAGTGGTGCATATGGCGCACCCATACCCGTTTATTTGAGTAACGTTTGCTTAAGATTGATTCCTGTTTTTGATATAGTCGTACATAGACATCTGGAGATACATCAAGTTGCTAAATATCTAGAACAGCTATTGGAACATTTGGGATATCTGTATAAGTTTCATG ATCGGCCTATAACCTTCCTTTACAATACTCTACACTATTACGAGAAGAAGCTACGCGATAAACCGTTGCTAAAGCGTAAACTGGTGGGAGCAGTATTGGGAGCACTCAAAGATGTCCGTCCCGCCGGCTGGGCCGCCACTGAAACGCTGCAAAATTTTCTGGCCAACACGGAGTATGATAACACTACGTGGGTTCCAGATCTTAATTATTATCTGAGTTTAGTCAATAGAATGGTGGACA CAATGATGGGTAATTCTCACTTTCCAAATACTGACTGGAGATTCAACGAATACCCAAATCCGTCAGCACACGCCCTGTACGTAACTTGTGTCGAGTTGATGTCATTACCAGTTGCGCCTAATTACGTGGGGAACAGTTTACTCGATGTGATCACAAAAGGTTTCGTCGTAATACCCACCACGAAATTACAGCTTTGGATCAACGCTATTGGCTTAATAATGGCGGCTTTGCCGGACCCGTATTGGACGGTTCTGCACGAACGTCTTTTGGAACTTACGACTAGCAGTGAGATGATCGAATGGACATATCCATATTCACCTTTCCAGCTGTTTAATTTAGCAACCACAAGTGACGCGATGCTTGAGAACAAATATAGTTTGACATTGGCTTGCGCGCATGCCATATGGTACCATGCCGGCGCAGGGCAAATTATGCAAGTGCCTAT TTTCGTAAAAGAGAAGCTGGCTGTTGAAATACACACGGAAACACAAATGCTCTTCTTGTGCCACATGGTGGGACCGTTCTTACAGAGATTTAATTCCGATCTACCGCGGACAGTGATGGACATAACTATAACTTTGTATGAACTACTCGCTCACATCGATAAGTCACAGACGCATCTTCAATATATGGATCCGATTTGCGACTTGCT AtatcatataaaatatatgttcgTCGGCGACACATTGAAGAACGAAGTGGAAAACGTAATCCGTAAACTGCGACCGGCGCTGCAGATGCGTCTGCGCTTCATCACGCACTTGAATGTTGAACAAATTAACACCGCCTAG
- the LOC101736897 gene encoding failed axon connections isoform X1, translating to MTVEVTNNIPENAPEKEKDMKEDAPADNGQSKEAPLPDEKGDEKSEEKKSEPAQPKPTVHKTNFEKDVVYLYQFSRTPLLPSTSPYCLKVETWLRLAGIKYENVEHHAKYRSKKGQLPFVELNGEEIADSTFIIKDLSEKYNKDLDAGLTSEQRVISHAMISMIENHLSWVILWWRAKYPDSVIKGYQVNLQSALNTRLPNPILNFCYKFTSARKGMKKARAHGIGVHSQDEIIEFGKNDLRVLSDLLNDRPFFFGDEPTLLDVVAFSNLAQLQFIDKEVEHPLRDAMNDSFPNLVGLVSRIKDRAYQDWDEICTTLDLNAHVPKPKEAKETKEGTGPAEKLPLPEEPEKGKQGDEKEKEMEKEKEPEEKNEKEK from the exons aTGACTGTTGAAGTTACGAATAACATCCCTGAAAACGCTCCTGAGAAAGAGAAAGACATGAAAGAGGACGCGCCGGCCGATAATGGCCAATCCAAAGAGGCTCCATTACCTGATGAGAAAGGCGATGAAAAATCTGAAGAGAAAAAATCCGAACCAGCTCAGCCGAAACCAACAGTCCATAAAACAAATTTTGAGAAAGACGTAGTATATCTCTATCAATTTTCGCGCACTCCTTTGTTACCGTCGACATCCCCATATTGCTTAAAAGTTGAAACATGGCTTCGTTTGGCCGGCATTAAGTACGAG AACGTAGAGCATCATGCCAAATATCGTTCCAAAAAAGGCCAACTGCCGTTCGTGGAACTGAATGGCGAAGAAATAGCCGATAGCACTTTCATCATCAAAGATCTTTCCGAGAAATACAACAAAGATCTTGATGCTG GTCTGACGTCGGAGCAGCGGGTTATATCTCACGCCATGATCTCCATGATCGAGAACCACCTGTCGTGGGTGATTCTCTGGTGGCGCGCCAAGTACCCGGACAGTGTTATTAAGGGATACCAAGTGAATCTTCAGAGTGCGCTGAACACGCGTCTGCCAAACCCCATACTCAACTTCTGCTACAAGTTTACATCTGCACGTAAG GGTATGAAAAAGGCCAGAGCTCACGGAATCGGCGTGCACAGTCAAGatgaaataattgaatttgGGAAGAACGATTTGCGTGTGCTGTCTGATCTGCTTAACGACCGACCATTCTTCTTTGGCGACGAACCAACTCTC CTCGATGTGGTGGCGTTCTCAAACCTCGCACAATTGCAATTCATCGATAAAGAAGTGGAGCATCCCTTGCGAGACGCGATGAACGATTCGTTCCCAAACCTTGTGGGCCTGGTATCCCGCATCAAGGATCGCGCCTACCAAGACTGGGACGAGATATGTACTACCCTCGACCTAAACGCCCACGTGCCCAAACCGAAGGAGGCCAAGGAGACAAAGGAGGGAACAGGCCCTGCTGAAAAACTGCCTCTCCCAGAAGAACCGGAGAAGGGGAAG CAGGGCGACGAAAAAGAGAAGGAGATGGAGAAGGAAAAAGAACCCGAAGAGAAAAACGAAAAAGAAAAGTAA
- the LOC101736897 gene encoding failed axon connections isoform X2 produces MTVEVTNNIPENAPEKEKDMKEDAPADNGQSKEAPLPDEKGDEKSEEKKSEPAQPKPTVHKTNFEKDVVYLYQFSRTPLLPSTSPYCLKVETWLRLAGIKYENVEHHAKYRSKKGQLPFVELNGEEIADSTFIIKDLSEKYNKDLDAGLTSEQRVISHAMISMIENHLSWVILWWRAKYPDSVIKGYQVNLQSALNTRLPNPILNFCYKFTSARKGMKKARAHGIGVHSQDEIIEFGKNDLRVLSDLLNDRPFFFGDEPTLLDVVAFSNLAQLQFIDKEVEHPLRDAMNDSFPNLVGLVSRIKDRAYQDWDEICTTLDLNAHVPKPKEAKETKEGTGPAEKLPLPEEPEKGKGDEKEKEMEKEKEPEEKNEKEK; encoded by the exons aTGACTGTTGAAGTTACGAATAACATCCCTGAAAACGCTCCTGAGAAAGAGAAAGACATGAAAGAGGACGCGCCGGCCGATAATGGCCAATCCAAAGAGGCTCCATTACCTGATGAGAAAGGCGATGAAAAATCTGAAGAGAAAAAATCCGAACCAGCTCAGCCGAAACCAACAGTCCATAAAACAAATTTTGAGAAAGACGTAGTATATCTCTATCAATTTTCGCGCACTCCTTTGTTACCGTCGACATCCCCATATTGCTTAAAAGTTGAAACATGGCTTCGTTTGGCCGGCATTAAGTACGAG AACGTAGAGCATCATGCCAAATATCGTTCCAAAAAAGGCCAACTGCCGTTCGTGGAACTGAATGGCGAAGAAATAGCCGATAGCACTTTCATCATCAAAGATCTTTCCGAGAAATACAACAAAGATCTTGATGCTG GTCTGACGTCGGAGCAGCGGGTTATATCTCACGCCATGATCTCCATGATCGAGAACCACCTGTCGTGGGTGATTCTCTGGTGGCGCGCCAAGTACCCGGACAGTGTTATTAAGGGATACCAAGTGAATCTTCAGAGTGCGCTGAACACGCGTCTGCCAAACCCCATACTCAACTTCTGCTACAAGTTTACATCTGCACGTAAG GGTATGAAAAAGGCCAGAGCTCACGGAATCGGCGTGCACAGTCAAGatgaaataattgaatttgGGAAGAACGATTTGCGTGTGCTGTCTGATCTGCTTAACGACCGACCATTCTTCTTTGGCGACGAACCAACTCTC CTCGATGTGGTGGCGTTCTCAAACCTCGCACAATTGCAATTCATCGATAAAGAAGTGGAGCATCCCTTGCGAGACGCGATGAACGATTCGTTCCCAAACCTTGTGGGCCTGGTATCCCGCATCAAGGATCGCGCCTACCAAGACTGGGACGAGATATGTACTACCCTCGACCTAAACGCCCACGTGCCCAAACCGAAGGAGGCCAAGGAGACAAAGGAGGGAACAGGCCCTGCTGAAAAACTGCCTCTCCCAGAAGAACCGGAGAAGGGGAAG GGCGACGAAAAAGAGAAGGAGATGGAGAAGGAAAAAGAACCCGAAGAGAAAAACGAAAAAGAAAAGTAA